From Pseudodesulfovibrio senegalensis, one genomic window encodes:
- a CDS encoding enoyl-ACP reductase FabI, which translates to MLLKGKKALIFGVVNDRSIAYGIAKQFSEQGARLAFSYAADPIAKRLAPISENLGGEFMYKCDVTSDEDIAAGADLVREQWGDVDVIVHSIAYANREDLKGRFIDTSREGYKVALDVSSFSLVALCRAYEEMLTPGASVLTLSYYGAGKVVANYNAMGVAKAALEACVRYLAVDLGEKGVRINAISAGPVKTMAASAIGGFKTILSKIEERAPLHRNITTDDVGKCALYLASDLSSGTTGDVVFVDSGYNIMGV; encoded by the coding sequence ATGCTTTTGAAAGGAAAAAAAGCTCTCATATTCGGCGTTGTGAACGACAGGAGCATTGCCTACGGCATTGCCAAGCAGTTCAGCGAACAGGGCGCGCGGCTTGCTTTCAGCTATGCCGCGGACCCCATTGCCAAGCGGCTCGCGCCCATCAGCGAGAATCTTGGCGGCGAGTTCATGTACAAGTGCGACGTGACCTCGGACGAGGACATTGCCGCAGGGGCCGACCTGGTGCGGGAACAATGGGGCGACGTGGACGTGATCGTCCATTCCATCGCCTATGCCAACCGTGAAGATCTCAAGGGCCGGTTCATCGATACCAGCCGCGAAGGCTACAAGGTGGCCCTGGACGTTTCCTCGTTTTCACTGGTGGCCCTGTGCCGCGCATACGAGGAAATGCTGACCCCGGGCGCATCCGTGCTCACGCTCAGTTACTACGGTGCGGGCAAGGTGGTGGCCAACTACAACGCCATGGGCGTTGCCAAGGCCGCGCTGGAAGCCTGCGTGCGCTATCTGGCCGTGGACCTCGGAGAAAAGGGCGTGCGCATCAACGCCATCAGCGCCGGGCCGGTCAAGACCATGGCCGCCAGCGCCATCGGCGGGTTCAAGACCATTCTCTCCAAGATCGAGGAACGTGCGCCCCTGCACCGCAACATCACCACCGACGACGTGGGCAAATGCGCACTGTATCTGGCCTCGGACCTGTCTTCCGGCACCACCGGCGACGTGGTGTTCGTGGATTCCGGATACAACATCATGGGTGTGTAG
- a CDS encoding helix-turn-helix domain-containing protein, with amino-acid sequence MEQYKDIAPRLAGLRDDMGWTAEEMAEKLDRSVEDVQRFEHGEVEIPVGYLLDVSRLCKVDLTTLISGREPHLKSYALVRKGEGFAVDRRKDYDYKSLGYKFAGREMEPFFISVPPKSGEEMAETSHKGQEFIYMLEGRLELRINGEPLILEPGDSVYFNSESPHALRGLDGKQAVFIDVIL; translated from the coding sequence ATGGAGCAGTACAAGGACATTGCTCCGAGGTTGGCAGGACTCAGGGACGACATGGGCTGGACCGCCGAGGAAATGGCGGAAAAGCTTGATCGCAGCGTCGAGGATGTCCAGCGGTTCGAACACGGGGAAGTGGAAATCCCCGTGGGCTATCTGCTGGATGTTTCGCGTCTGTGCAAGGTGGACCTGACCACGCTGATTTCGGGGCGCGAACCCCATCTCAAATCGTATGCGCTGGTGCGCAAGGGTGAAGGCTTTGCCGTGGACCGCAGGAAGGACTACGACTACAAGAGCTTGGGCTACAAGTTCGCGGGCCGCGAAATGGAACCGTTTTTCATCAGCGTTCCGCCCAAGTCCGGCGAGGAAATGGCCGAGACCAGCCACAAGGGACAGGAATTCATCTACATGCTCGAAGGCAGGCTGGAACTGCGTATCAACGGCGAACCCCTGATTCTGGAGCCGGGTGACAGCGTGTATTTCAACTCCGAATCTCCCCACGCCCTGCGCGGCCTGGACGGCAAGCAGGCTGTATTCATCGACGTGATTCTATAG
- a CDS encoding AMP-binding protein, whose product MKKQEFTSYEDFAANYKLEVPENFNFSFDVLDKLAEDPGRLAMVHLGPDGERREYTFGYFKEQSCRLANALESRGMKKGDRVMLILYRRVEFWTAMLALHRIGAVPIPSPSLLTEKDIRERVNYANITGIICEDSIVERVEAARKDCPGLRTLVQVDGQGAPEGWERWDAVLTDGYMDYPRPENAPGGDDPLLIFFSSGTTGMPKMVLHNHTYPFSHYTTAAYWHDLEPGDVHLTLSDTGWGKCVWGKFYGQWMAGAVIFVWDFRGKFVPSELLQIIADNKLTTFCAPPTVYRFLVREDLKGYNLSHLRHCTTAGELLNDSVFHAWREATGLPIYEGYGQTETTLQVATFKFMEPKPSSIGRPVPGWEIALLGDDGQPVPRGEEGEICIKMHTEHGNNGVHGLFDSYMDEPEKTAGVKVNGYYHTGDKVWEDEEGYFWFMGRTDDLIKSSGYRIGPFEVESALVSHDAVVEAAVTGVPDPVRGQAVKATIVLGPTYEPSEDLIKELQNHVKTITAPYKYPRVIEFVDELPKTISGKIKRAEIRTEDSKKYSA is encoded by the coding sequence ATGAAAAAACAGGAATTCACGTCCTACGAGGACTTTGCCGCCAACTATAAACTCGAGGTTCCCGAGAACTTCAACTTTTCTTTCGACGTGCTGGACAAACTGGCCGAGGACCCGGGCAGGCTGGCCATGGTTCACCTCGGTCCGGACGGAGAACGCCGGGAGTATACCTTCGGATATTTCAAGGAGCAGTCCTGCCGCCTTGCCAACGCGCTGGAATCGCGGGGCATGAAAAAAGGCGACCGGGTCATGCTCATCCTGTACCGCCGGGTGGAGTTCTGGACTGCCATGCTGGCCCTGCACCGCATCGGGGCCGTGCCCATTCCCTCGCCCTCGCTGCTCACGGAAAAGGACATCCGCGAGCGTGTCAATTACGCCAACATTACCGGCATCATTTGTGAAGATTCCATTGTGGAGCGCGTGGAAGCGGCCCGCAAGGACTGCCCCGGACTGCGCACGCTGGTGCAGGTGGACGGGCAGGGCGCGCCCGAAGGCTGGGAGCGTTGGGACGCCGTGCTCACGGACGGATACATGGATTATCCGCGTCCGGAAAACGCGCCGGGCGGCGACGATCCGCTGCTGATCTTCTTTTCCTCGGGAACAACCGGCATGCCCAAGATGGTGCTGCACAACCACACCTATCCCTTCAGCCACTACACAACCGCCGCCTACTGGCACGATCTGGAGCCGGGCGACGTGCATCTGACCCTTTCCGACACGGGCTGGGGCAAGTGCGTGTGGGGCAAGTTCTACGGCCAGTGGATGGCCGGTGCCGTGATCTTTGTCTGGGACTTCCGGGGCAAGTTCGTGCCTTCGGAGCTGTTGCAGATCATCGCGGACAACAAGCTGACAACGTTCTGCGCGCCGCCCACGGTGTACCGTTTTCTGGTGCGCGAGGACCTCAAGGGCTACAACCTTTCGCACCTGCGCCATTGCACCACGGCGGGCGAACTGCTCAACGATTCCGTGTTTCATGCCTGGCGGGAAGCCACGGGCCTGCCCATTTACGAGGGCTACGGACAGACCGAAACCACCCTGCAGGTGGCCACATTCAAGTTCATGGAGCCCAAGCCTTCGTCCATTGGCCGTCCGGTGCCGGGTTGGGAAATCGCGCTTCTGGGCGATGACGGCCAACCTGTTCCGCGCGGCGAAGAGGGCGAAATTTGCATCAAGATGCACACGGAGCACGGCAACAACGGCGTGCACGGCCTGTTCGACAGCTACATGGATGAGCCGGAAAAAACCGCCGGAGTGAAGGTCAACGGCTATTACCATACTGGTGACAAGGTCTGGGAAGACGAGGAAGGATACTTCTGGTTCATGGGCCGTACCGACGACCTGATCAAGAGTTCGGGCTACCGCATCGGACCCTTTGAGGTGGAATCCGCACTGGTGTCCCACGACGCCGTGGTGGAAGCCGCGGTCACAGGCGTGCCGGACCCGGTGCGTGGGCAGGCGGTCAAGGCCACCATCGTTCTCGGCCCGACCTATGAGCCATCCGAAGACCTGATCAAGGAGTTGCAGAATCACGTCAAGACGATCACGGCTCCGTACAAGTATCCGCGCGTGATCGAGTTCGTTGACGAGTTGCCCAAGACCATTTCGGGCAAGATCAAGCGCGCGGAAATCCGCACCGAAGACTCCAAAAAGTATTCTGCCTAG
- the aroE gene encoding shikimate dehydrogenase: MSPTLHNFLFERHGLDAKYEVWPTQPEELEAFVSRVREEKIQGVSVTIPHKQAVMKHLDGMSFRAKSVGAVNTLFWEDGQLFGENTDVTGLIAPLRALQKQPETALVLGAGGAARAAVAGLNELEIESVFIANRTRSKAETIAHDLAARVVDWEKRQTTTPDLIINTTPLGMAGDMQDMTPWPGEFPSGCVVYDIVYNPLRTRLLREAEQSGCLIIEGLEMFLQQGLAQFRLWTGQEPDPDTARELLRSALG, encoded by the coding sequence ATGAGTCCGACGCTGCACAATTTCCTGTTTGAACGGCACGGACTGGACGCAAAATACGAGGTCTGGCCCACGCAGCCGGAGGAGCTTGAAGCCTTTGTTTCGCGGGTTCGCGAGGAAAAAATACAGGGCGTGAGCGTGACCATTCCGCACAAGCAGGCGGTCATGAAGCATCTGGACGGCATGTCGTTTCGCGCCAAAAGCGTGGGCGCAGTGAACACGCTTTTCTGGGAAGACGGGCAGCTTTTCGGAGAAAATACGGACGTGACCGGACTGATCGCGCCGCTGCGTGCGCTGCAAAAACAGCCGGAAACTGCATTGGTTCTGGGCGCCGGCGGTGCGGCGCGGGCTGCCGTTGCCGGGTTGAACGAACTGGAAATCGAGTCCGTTTTCATTGCCAACCGCACCCGGTCCAAGGCCGAAACCATAGCGCACGACCTTGCCGCACGGGTGGTTGACTGGGAAAAACGGCAGACGACTACGCCGGATCTGATCATCAACACCACGCCGCTGGGCATGGCCGGAGACATGCAGGACATGACGCCGTGGCCCGGAGAATTTCCGTCCGGATGCGTTGTTTACGACATCGTGTACAATCCGTTGCGCACCCGTTTGCTGCGTGAAGCCGAGCAATCCGGGTGTCTGATCATCGAGGGACTGGAAATGTTTTTGCAACAGGGGCTGGCCCAGTTCCGGCTCTGGACCGGGCAGGAACCGGATCCGGACACGGCCCGGGAATTGTTGCGCTCGGCGCTGGGGTGA
- a CDS encoding DEAD/DEAH box helicase: MNPFKKLGLSDNIVAALEKKGFEQPTPIQERTIPMLLSETTDIVAQASTGTGKTAAFGLPILERADESVRAVQSLVLAPTRELAIQVADEINSLKGDRKLRVVPVYGGQYIGMQLKSLRRGVDVVVGTPGRILDHLNRGSLDLSHIDMAVLDEADEMCDMGFIDDIRDILSQSNPDRQTLLFSATMPPQVMRIASEFMGDYQTVSVKPKKSETPLTTQVFHEIAESDRFEALCRVIDAEPDFRGLIFCRTRADADEVASRLAERGYPAEPIHGDLNQARREHILGKFRSASIDILAATDVAARGIDVPDLSHVVNFALPQDHKTFVHRVGRTGRAGKEGKAVTLIAPREFRRLMFICRATGMEITKEQLPRVEDVIYNKKTRIVAQLDEIFTTEDFETYMPLARELLQERDADQAMAALLRYAFGEELEQDAYREIRDVRHDQRDRQGRGGGGGGGGRVRMVASVGRKQGMNPRKFVDFLVSKTKTRPFKIQNVKVQNLQTEFSVPEQEVKFILRGMSRGGGPKVQVKNR, translated from the coding sequence ATGAATCCTTTCAAGAAACTCGGATTGTCGGACAATATTGTCGCGGCTTTGGAAAAAAAGGGCTTTGAACAGCCCACTCCCATTCAGGAACGCACCATCCCCATGCTGTTGTCGGAAACCACGGATATCGTGGCGCAGGCCTCCACGGGTACGGGCAAGACCGCGGCCTTTGGCCTGCCCATTCTCGAACGGGCCGACGAATCCGTGCGTGCGGTGCAGTCGCTGGTGTTGGCTCCAACGCGTGAGCTGGCCATTCAGGTGGCCGATGAAATCAACTCCCTCAAGGGCGACAGAAAGCTGCGCGTGGTGCCCGTATACGGTGGCCAGTACATCGGCATGCAGCTCAAGAGCCTGCGCCGGGGCGTGGATGTGGTAGTGGGCACCCCGGGCCGCATTCTCGACCATCTCAACCGTGGCTCGCTGGATCTTTCCCATATTGACATGGCCGTGCTCGATGAGGCGGACGAAATGTGCGACATGGGCTTCATTGACGACATTCGCGACATTCTTTCCCAGAGCAACCCGGACCGGCAAACCCTGCTGTTTTCCGCCACCATGCCGCCGCAGGTCATGCGCATCGCTTCGGAATTCATGGGCGACTACCAGACCGTAAGCGTCAAGCCCAAGAAGAGCGAAACCCCGCTGACCACGCAGGTTTTTCATGAGATAGCCGAATCCGACCGTTTCGAGGCCCTGTGCCGGGTCATCGACGCGGAGCCGGACTTTCGCGGCCTGATTTTCTGCCGTACCCGCGCGGACGCGGACGAGGTGGCCTCGCGCCTGGCCGAGCGCGGCTATCCGGCCGAGCCAATCCATGGCGACCTGAATCAGGCCCGGCGCGAGCACATACTGGGCAAGTTCCGCAGTGCTTCCATAGACATCCTCGCGGCCACGGACGTTGCCGCGCGCGGCATCGACGTGCCCGACCTCAGTCACGTGGTCAACTTTGCCCTGCCGCAGGACCACAAGACCTTCGTGCACCGGGTGGGTCGCACGGGCCGTGCCGGAAAGGAAGGCAAGGCTGTCACGCTCATCGCCCCGCGCGAATTCCGCAGGCTCATGTTCATCTGCCGCGCCACGGGCATGGAGATAACCAAGGAACAGCTGCCCCGGGTCGAGGACGTCATCTACAACAAGAAGACCCGCATCGTGGCCCAGCTGGATGAAATTTTCACCACCGAGGATTTCGAGACCTACATGCCGCTTGCCCGCGAACTGTTGCAGGAACGCGACGCGGATCAGGCCATGGCCGCGCTGTTGCGCTATGCCTTCGGCGAAGAACTGGAACAGGACGCCTATCGCGAAATCCGCGACGTGCGCCATGACCAGCGCGACCGTCAGGGGCGTGGCGGTGGTGGCGGTGGTGGAGGTCGGGTGCGCATGGTTGCGTCCGTGGGCCGGAAGCAGGGCATGAACCCGCGCAAGTTCGTGGATTTTCTGGTCAGCAAGACCAAGACCCGCCCCTTCAAGATCCAGAACGTCAAGGTGCAGAATCTCCAGACCGAGTTTTCCGTGCCCGAGCAGGAAGTGAAATTCATTCTGCGCGGCATGAGCCGCGGCGGCGGTCCCAAGGTGCAGGTCAAGAATCGCTAG